The Pseudomonas azotoformans genome has a segment encoding these proteins:
- a CDS encoding DUF1329 domain-containing protein, whose amino-acid sequence MKLNPIYTLLLGSLLLPLSSQIWAVSDSEAQQLKSSLTPLGGERAGNSDGSIPAWSQGFTQVPAGVKPGPRIPDYFASDKVLYSVTSQNLSQYADKLSDGQKALFAKYPNYRIDVYPTRRTAAAPQWVYDNTLKNATSAHLTNQNNTLEGASGGIPFPIPKSGAEVVWNHQLSWRGEAWKNDFNVYIITANGQRILSSTIQSQREMPYYFQSVKSEYKGVYWMTKLVNLGPPLRAGEALLGREPLDYANGGPQSWVYLTGQRRVRKLPVSSYDTPTPTSSGVANFDEVSVFTGPLDRYDWTIVGRQEMLIPYNSNKILQPSKDDEILSDRFLNPDHMRWELHRVWVVEGNLVAGKRHSMPKRRLYVDEDTWMAMLGDSWDANQKLWRTYLQLPYATPELPGLVRGMFAQYDLQTGAWMANNVVTEKRVQNEIVKPFPDSDFSPDGLAADGVR is encoded by the coding sequence ATGAAACTCAACCCGATTTATACTCTTCTATTGGGCAGCTTACTGCTCCCTCTTTCATCGCAGATATGGGCTGTCAGCGACAGCGAAGCACAGCAACTCAAATCTAGCCTCACCCCCCTGGGTGGTGAGCGTGCCGGAAACTCCGATGGCAGCATCCCTGCATGGAGCCAGGGTTTTACCCAAGTGCCAGCGGGTGTCAAGCCTGGGCCGCGGATTCCAGACTATTTTGCCAGTGATAAAGTTTTATATTCGGTGACCTCGCAGAATCTCAGTCAATACGCCGACAAACTGAGTGATGGGCAGAAGGCGCTCTTCGCCAAATATCCGAATTATCGAATCGACGTTTATCCGACTCGACGCACGGCAGCCGCGCCTCAGTGGGTTTACGACAATACCCTGAAAAATGCGACCAGCGCACACCTGACCAATCAGAACAATACCTTGGAAGGCGCAAGCGGAGGGATACCATTCCCAATTCCTAAATCGGGTGCCGAAGTTGTCTGGAACCATCAACTGAGTTGGCGTGGGGAAGCTTGGAAGAACGATTTCAACGTTTACATCATTACCGCCAATGGCCAGCGAATTCTTTCCAGCACCATCCAGTCACAGCGGGAAATGCCTTATTACTTTCAAAGCGTAAAGTCTGAATACAAAGGTGTTTATTGGATGACCAAACTGGTCAACCTTGGCCCTCCGTTGCGAGCGGGTGAGGCCTTACTAGGGCGTGAACCATTGGATTACGCCAATGGCGGGCCGCAATCCTGGGTTTATCTGACAGGCCAACGACGCGTACGAAAACTGCCGGTATCTTCCTACGATACACCGACGCCCACTAGTTCCGGCGTGGCCAATTTCGACGAAGTATCGGTATTCACTGGGCCGCTGGATCGCTACGACTGGACGATTGTCGGTCGCCAGGAAATGCTCATTCCCTATAACAGCAACAAGATCCTGCAGCCGAGTAAAGACGATGAGATCCTGAGCGATCGGTTCCTGAACCCTGATCACATGCGTTGGGAGTTGCACCGGGTATGGGTCGTTGAAGGCAACCTGGTTGCTGGAAAGCGTCATAGCATGCCCAAGCGGCGCCTGTATGTAGACGAGGACACCTGGATGGCTATGCTCGGCGATAGCTGGGATGCCAACCAGAAACTGTGGCGGACCTACTTGCAATTGCCCTACGCCACACCTGAGTTGCCAGGATTAGTTCGCGGCATGTTTGCCCAATACGACCTGCAAACCGGCGCCTGGATGGCCAACAACGTGGTCACTGAAAAACGCGTCCAGAACGAAATAGTCAAACCGTTTCCTGACAGTGACTTCAGTCCCGATGGTCTCGCCGCTGACGGGGTGCGGTAA
- a CDS encoding WD40/YVTN/BNR-like repeat-containing protein, translating to MKLLSFCSIVGLLLTNLSAHAGDPLVKDVLQRPALLVSQPTQAVLIDVARAGRRVVAVGEQGLILLSDDDGENWRQASVPISVSLTALTFPSPDHGWAVGHAGSVLHTADGGEHWTLQLDGKAAAQQVMDAVLNASSANGQAMKVAQRFVADGADKPFLAVHFSNDRQGTVVGAFGLVLHTEDGGQTWQSWVDRLDNSAGNHLYAVTGQGEQIYIAGEQGLLFASDDSGAHFKRVPTPYEGSFFAMNLAADGDLLLAGLRGNAWRTRDKGQHWQSLSNPLKSSLMAARATNDGLVMFADQSGHFLLSSSSDDQLRVQTSSTRAPVSALTQTAGGQWIVVGARGVTRVDVRGEVK from the coding sequence ATGAAATTGCTGTCTTTTTGTTCGATTGTCGGGCTGCTGTTGACGAATCTGTCAGCCCATGCAGGTGATCCTCTGGTGAAGGATGTGTTGCAGCGGCCGGCCCTGCTCGTCAGCCAGCCGACACAGGCTGTTCTCATTGATGTTGCCCGAGCGGGCAGGCGTGTGGTCGCGGTAGGTGAGCAGGGCTTGATCCTGCTCTCGGATGATGATGGCGAAAACTGGCGCCAGGCGTCCGTGCCGATCAGTGTCAGTCTTACCGCGCTTACGTTCCCTTCACCTGACCATGGTTGGGCTGTGGGACATGCGGGCAGCGTCCTTCATACAGCCGACGGGGGAGAGCACTGGACCTTGCAACTGGATGGAAAGGCGGCAGCTCAGCAAGTGATGGATGCTGTATTGAACGCATCTTCCGCCAATGGCCAGGCGATGAAAGTGGCTCAGCGGTTTGTCGCCGATGGGGCTGACAAGCCGTTCCTCGCTGTGCATTTCAGCAATGATCGCCAGGGTACCGTCGTCGGAGCGTTCGGGTTGGTCCTACATACCGAGGATGGCGGCCAAACTTGGCAGTCGTGGGTCGATCGACTGGATAACTCGGCCGGTAACCATCTCTACGCCGTTACCGGTCAGGGGGAGCAGATCTACATCGCTGGAGAACAGGGCTTGTTGTTTGCATCCGATGACAGTGGCGCACATTTCAAACGTGTGCCGACCCCCTATGAGGGCAGTTTTTTTGCCATGAACCTGGCGGCCGATGGTGATTTGCTGTTGGCAGGCCTGCGTGGTAATGCGTGGCGCACGCGAGATAAAGGTCAGCACTGGCAATCTCTGAGTAATCCCTTGAAGTCAAGTTTGATGGCTGCCCGGGCTACTAATGACGGGCTCGTCATGTTCGCTGATCAGAGCGGACACTTTCTCCTGAGTTCGAGCAGCGACGATCAACTAAGGGTGCAGACATCATCCACTCGCGCCCCTGTATCGGCGCTGACTCAAACAGCCGGTGGCCAATGGATTGTGGTCGGCGCTCGTGGGGTAACACGCGTGGACGTGCGAGGAGAAGTAAAATGA
- a CDS encoding DUF1302 domain-containing protein, producing MIPKKKTRSHHQLAVMVAAMATINCIPQVYGFEIETQDSDLRLRWDNTIKYNAAWRVKDRDSKLVGSTNQDDADRNFDKGLISNRLNILSEFDARYKDFGARISAAGWYDTVYQGRNDNDSPTTANQRSVSYDQFTDDTRELHGGKAEILDAFIFGKGSLGQLPSSFRLGRHTVLWGESLFFGSNGIAAGQAPVDVIKATSVPNTPFKELIRPVNQFSGQIQLRSNISIAAYYQFEWEENRIPAVGSYFSTSDVVGDGGERLIVGGPIGPNRQPLAFFRGKDIKASDSGQYGLSLRFSPEDWNTDFGLYAIRYHAKDPMVYTRTNATGPNVLTGQLGEYQLVYAEGIRAFGASFSTSLGDANVAGEVSVRRNTPLVSVSQANPTGTGDNDDHALYAVGNSVHAQLSSLYSFAGNSFWDSASLAGEVAWHRRTSITKNASALDPNSERDAWGFRMSFTQNFFQVYPGLDLSVPIGLGYNPKGRSSVITKFNNGVGDKGGDISFGVQADYLQTWKVGLNYTRYIGGSDNFLDAGNANTYGQPLKDRDFIALTAQRSF from the coding sequence ATGATTCCGAAAAAAAAAACGCGCAGTCACCACCAGTTGGCTGTAATGGTCGCTGCGATGGCTACGATTAATTGTATTCCTCAGGTCTACGGGTTTGAAATCGAAACGCAAGACTCCGATCTGCGCCTGCGCTGGGACAATACGATCAAATATAACGCTGCCTGGCGAGTCAAAGACCGTGATAGCAAGTTGGTAGGTTCGACCAACCAGGATGACGCTGACCGTAATTTCGACAAAGGCCTGATTTCCAATCGCCTGAACATCCTCTCGGAGTTCGATGCGCGCTATAAAGATTTCGGTGCGCGGATAAGTGCAGCCGGATGGTATGACACAGTGTATCAAGGGCGTAATGACAACGACTCTCCAACTACGGCAAATCAGCGCTCGGTTAGCTACGATCAGTTCACCGATGACACCCGAGAGCTGCATGGTGGGAAAGCCGAGATTCTTGATGCGTTTATATTCGGTAAGGGATCTTTGGGTCAGTTGCCGAGCAGTTTCAGGCTCGGTCGACATACCGTTCTCTGGGGAGAAAGCCTCTTCTTTGGTTCCAACGGTATTGCGGCCGGTCAAGCGCCCGTCGATGTGATCAAAGCCACATCGGTACCCAATACCCCGTTCAAAGAACTGATCCGACCCGTCAATCAGTTTTCCGGGCAAATTCAGCTGCGCTCCAATATTTCCATCGCTGCGTACTATCAGTTCGAATGGGAAGAAAACCGTATTCCCGCTGTGGGCAGCTATTTTTCTACCTCTGACGTCGTGGGCGATGGCGGTGAGCGACTCATTGTCGGAGGTCCAATCGGGCCTAACCGCCAGCCATTGGCTTTTTTCCGCGGTAAAGACATCAAGGCTAGCGATAGCGGTCAATATGGCCTGTCGTTACGTTTTTCCCCCGAGGATTGGAATACCGACTTTGGGCTTTACGCGATTCGATATCACGCTAAAGACCCTATGGTCTACACCCGGACGAACGCGACCGGTCCGAATGTTTTGACCGGGCAACTGGGTGAATACCAGTTGGTGTACGCCGAAGGTATTCGTGCCTTTGGCGCCAGCTTCAGCACCTCATTAGGCGATGCGAACGTCGCCGGTGAGGTTTCTGTGCGGCGTAATACGCCGCTGGTAAGCGTTTCGCAAGCCAACCCTACGGGTACCGGAGACAATGATGATCATGCGCTGTACGCGGTCGGTAACTCGGTGCACGCGCAGCTGTCATCGCTCTATTCCTTTGCGGGGAACAGTTTCTGGGATTCCGCCAGCCTGGCGGGAGAGGTTGCTTGGCATCGACGCACCAGCATCACCAAAAACGCTTCGGCGCTTGACCCCAACAGTGAGCGTGATGCGTGGGGTTTTCGCATGAGCTTCACTCAAAACTTCTTCCAGGTGTATCCAGGTCTGGACCTCAGCGTGCCTATCGGGCTGGGGTACAACCCGAAGGGGCGGTCTTCTGTGATCACCAAATTCAACAATGGTGTGGGTGACAAAGGCGGTGATATCAGTTTCGGCGTCCAGGCCGACTACCTGCAAACCTGGAAGGTCGGCCTCAACTACACCCGATATATAGGTGGCAGTGACAATTTCCTGGACGCCGGTAACGCTAATACCTATGGCCAACCGCTTAAAGACCGGGATTTCATTGCCTTAACAGCGCAGCGTTCGTTCTAA